A DNA window from Hordeum vulgare subsp. vulgare chromosome 1H, MorexV3_pseudomolecules_assembly, whole genome shotgun sequence contains the following coding sequences:
- the LOC123435512 gene encoding uncharacterized protein LOC123435512 has translation MDVVVAVENLKPEDYTMPQQLVDLSPGQLHKLAELIHRQEVQKFQELKFQSYAEQQNYLKNAKEARDKVYHILGSAQEMIMEAEADKDATKQDIAKDVHEYCTKAIGTSLKFIRSYNTRLTYLDKVKTHSDDLIKQLKCLDPATQQKEAQCLALEAGRYKKAALEDAEKFEHFIPNQFSEWLKGNKIKFQDLVADDTAKPGLRGAFKTLDDTQKLKAYDNIIAGSGHGNPMVTYSFEDLGKVEIDSGTSKVNITDGLSGCRVAPMTDGLQLARLVTHNYPDL, from the exons ATGGACGTCGTCGTCGCCGTGGAAAACCTGAAGCCCGAG GATTACACCATGCCTCAGCAACTAGTTGATTTAAGTCCAGGGCAGCTGCATAAGCTAGCGGAGTTGATCCATCGACAAGAAGTGCAGAAGTTTCAAGAGCTCAAGTTCCAGTCATACGCAGAGCAACAAAACTATCTCAAAAACGCCAAAGAGGCCCGTGATAAGGTGTACCATATCCTTGGCAGTGCACAGGAGATGATTATGGAGGCCGAGGCCGACAAAGACGCCACCAAGCAAGATATTGCTAAGGATGTCCATGAGTACTGCACCAAGGCCATCGGAACATCCCTCAAATTCATCCGTAGTTACAACACCCGTCTCACCTACCTTGATAAGGTCAAGACCCACAGTGATGATCTCATCAAGCAGCTAAAGTGTCTTGATCCGGCAACTCAACAGAAGGAAGCTCAATGCCTTGCTCTTGAGGCTGGCAGGTATAAGAAAGCTGCGCTTGAGGATGCCGAAAAGTTTGAACATTTTATACCAAATCAATTCTCAGAATGGCTCAAGGGTAACAAAATCAAGTTTCAGGATCTGGTGGCAGA TGATACCGCCAAGCCTGGTTTGAGGGGGGCTTTTAAAACCTTGGATGATACTCAAAAGTTAAAG GCATATGACAATATTATTGCGGGAAGTGGACATGGAAACCCCATGGTGACTTACTCATTTGAAGATTTGGGAAAAGTCGAGATTGACAGTGGAACTAGCAAGGTGAATATAACAGACGGGCTTAGTGGTTGTCGTGTGGCTCCTATGACTGATGGTCTCCAACTCGCTCGCCTTGTTACGCACAACTACCCAGACCTATGA
- the LOC123403311 gene encoding 23 kDa jasmonate-induced protein-like yields MASGVFGIPISMQTVIATGEYKEPVTQKDVADYTMKMINAGGKDIDAQQFVDNLKIKYGNGISVKCLIYNATGTNLSFVTYKNWIGSIFDTPYPSDIQNGQWGAFLHVKPRAAAKGSTAAVVYRSRIPSSSSSCDWLFTWSVPFIGNNGVYTEIREQGHFPKHWDYIYNVRLANSNLHSTDSNYGYVSRANIGEGTTMNARAVFQLPY; encoded by the exons ATGGCCTCAGGAGTGTTTGGTATCCCCATTTCAATGCAGACGGTGATAGCCACTGGAGAGTATAAAGAACCCGTTACCCAAAAAGATGTTGCCGACTATACCATGAAGATGATCAACGCGGGTGGCAAGGATATTGATGCACAACAATTCGTCGacaacctgaagatcaa GTACGGTAATGGAATATCTGTAAAATGCCTCATCTACAATGCTACCGGTACCAATCTGAGTTTCGTCACGTACAAGAATTGGATTGGCAGTATCTTTGATACACCCTACCCATCGGATATTCAGAATGGACAATGGGGGGCATTTCTCCACGTCAAACCAAGAGCAGCTGCGAAAGGTTCAACTGCCGCTGTTGTGTATCGTAGCAGGATCCCGTCCAGCAGCAGCTCCTGCGACTGGTTATTCACTTGGTCTGTCCCATTCATTGGCAACAACGGG GTGTACACGGAAATCCGTGAGCAAGGACACTTCCCTAAGCACTGGGATTATATCTACAATGTGAGGCTGGCAAATTCAAATCTCCACTCAACTGATAGCAACTACGGATATGTTTCGAGGGCTAACATCGGTGAAGGCACTACCATGAACGCACGTGCAGTTTTCCAGCTTCCCTACTAG